Proteins found in one Phocoena sinus isolate mPhoSin1 chromosome 19, mPhoSin1.pri, whole genome shotgun sequence genomic segment:
- the ENKD1 gene encoding enkurin domain-containing protein 1 isoform X3 — MCEGPSRISGPIPPDPTLCPDYYRRPASAQGRLEGSTLKLGLLTPDPDLDAIPPRGPRIGPGAREILERGRRGVGGVLLQLGGISLGPGASPKRKDPKDHEKENLRRIREIQRRFREQEHSREQDQSRPLKALWRSPKYDKVKSHVKAQLQEPSPASGTEPAHFLRAHSRCGPGFPPPRVPSPQLTPPSPNAKGPGPSVDFITHNARTAKRAPRRHSRSLQVLAQVLEQQRQAQEHYNATQKGHVPHYLLERRDLWRQEAEARQHSQLDPAMPPGHTCMPENQRLETLSNLLQSQSQLLCELVLLPAGADSLRAQSHRAELDRKLMQVEEAIKIFSRPKVFVKMDA, encoded by the exons ATGTGCGAGGGTCCGTCCCGCATCTCGGGGCCCATCCCCCCAGACCCTACGCTCTGTCCTGACTACTACCGGCGGCCGGCCTCGG CCCAAGGGCGCCTTGAGGGAAGCACGCTGAAGTTGGGCCTGCTGACTCCGGACCCCGACCTAGACGCCATCCCTCCCCGCGGCCCCCGCATCGGTCCCGGAGCCCGAGAAATCCTGGAGCGTGGCCGGCGCGGCGTGGGTGGCGTGCTGCTGCAGCTCGGGGGTATTTCCCTAGGCCCAGGGGCCTCTCCCAAGA GGAAGGACCCTAAAGACCATGAGAAGGAGAACCTGAGGCGGATCAGGGAGATCCAGAGGCGCTTCCGTGAGCAGGAGCACAGCCGGGAGCAGGACCAGTCCAGGCCCCTGAAGGCTCTCTGGCGCTCACCCAAGTATGACAAAGTAAAGTCCCACGTCAAGGCCCAGCTGCAG gagcccagccctgcctctgggaCAGAGCCTGCCCACTTCCTGAGGGCACATTCCCGTTGCGGCCCTGGGTTCCCACCACCCCGTGTCCCCAGTCCCCAGCTAACCCCACCAAGTCCCAATGCTAAG GGCCCAGGCCCAAGTGTGGACTTCATTACCCACAATGCTCGCACTGCCAAGAGGGCCCCCCGGCGTCATTCTCGCTCGCTGCAAGTCCTGGCACAGGTGCTGGAGCAGCAACGGCAGGCCCAGGAGCACTACAACGCCACACAGAAGGGTCACGTTCCCCATTA CTTGTTGGAGCGGAGGGATCTGTGGCGGCAGGAGGCTGAGGCCCGTCAGCACAGCCAGCTGGACCCGGCCATGCCGCCTGGCCACACCTGCATGCCTGAGAACCAGCGGCTGGAGACACTGAGCAATCTGCTCCAGA GCCAGAGCCAGCTGCTGTGTGAGCTGGTGCTATTGCCTGCTGGGGCGGATTCACTGAGAGCCCAGAGCCATCGTGCTGAGCTGGACCGGAAACTGATGCAGGTGGAGGAGGCCATCAAGATCTTTTCCCGCCCCAAGGTCTTTGTGAAGATG
- the ENKD1 gene encoding enkurin domain-containing protein 1 isoform X1, producing MRSPAGLGALLQKDDGGMCEGPSRISGPIPPDPTLCPDYYRRPASAQGRLEGSTLKLGLLTPDPDLDAIPPRGPRIGPGAREILERGRRGVGGVLLQLGGISLGPGASPKRKDPKDHEKENLRRIREIQRRFREQEHSREQDQSRPLKALWRSPKYDKVKSHVKAQLQEPSPASGTEPAHFLRAHSRCGPGFPPPRVPSPQLTPPSPNAKGPGPSVDFITHNARTAKRAPRRHSRSLQVLAQVLEQQRQAQEHYNATQKGHVPHYLLERRDLWRQEAEARQHSQLDPAMPPGHTCMPENQRLETLSNLLQSQSQLLCELVLLPAGADSLRAQSHRAELDRKLMQVEEAIKIFSRPKVFVKMDA from the exons ATGCGTAGCCCGGCAGGCCTCGGTGCATTGTTGCAGAAGGACGACGGCGGCATGTGCGAGGGTCCGTCCCGCATCTCGGGGCCCATCCCCCCAGACCCTACGCTCTGTCCTGACTACTACCGGCGGCCGGCCTCGG CCCAAGGGCGCCTTGAGGGAAGCACGCTGAAGTTGGGCCTGCTGACTCCGGACCCCGACCTAGACGCCATCCCTCCCCGCGGCCCCCGCATCGGTCCCGGAGCCCGAGAAATCCTGGAGCGTGGCCGGCGCGGCGTGGGTGGCGTGCTGCTGCAGCTCGGGGGTATTTCCCTAGGCCCAGGGGCCTCTCCCAAGA GGAAGGACCCTAAAGACCATGAGAAGGAGAACCTGAGGCGGATCAGGGAGATCCAGAGGCGCTTCCGTGAGCAGGAGCACAGCCGGGAGCAGGACCAGTCCAGGCCCCTGAAGGCTCTCTGGCGCTCACCCAAGTATGACAAAGTAAAGTCCCACGTCAAGGCCCAGCTGCAG gagcccagccctgcctctgggaCAGAGCCTGCCCACTTCCTGAGGGCACATTCCCGTTGCGGCCCTGGGTTCCCACCACCCCGTGTCCCCAGTCCCCAGCTAACCCCACCAAGTCCCAATGCTAAG GGCCCAGGCCCAAGTGTGGACTTCATTACCCACAATGCTCGCACTGCCAAGAGGGCCCCCCGGCGTCATTCTCGCTCGCTGCAAGTCCTGGCACAGGTGCTGGAGCAGCAACGGCAGGCCCAGGAGCACTACAACGCCACACAGAAGGGTCACGTTCCCCATTA CTTGTTGGAGCGGAGGGATCTGTGGCGGCAGGAGGCTGAGGCCCGTCAGCACAGCCAGCTGGACCCGGCCATGCCGCCTGGCCACACCTGCATGCCTGAGAACCAGCGGCTGGAGACACTGAGCAATCTGCTCCAGA GCCAGAGCCAGCTGCTGTGTGAGCTGGTGCTATTGCCTGCTGGGGCGGATTCACTGAGAGCCCAGAGCCATCGTGCTGAGCTGGACCGGAAACTGATGCAGGTGGAGGAGGCCATCAAGATCTTTTCCCGCCCCAAGGTCTTTGTGAAGATG
- the ENKD1 gene encoding enkurin domain-containing protein 1 isoform X4, with product MRSPAGLGALLQKDDGGMCEGPSRISGPIPPDPTLCPDYYRRPASAQGRLEGSTLKLGLLTPDPDLDAIPPRGPRIGPGAREILERGRRGVGGVLLQLGGISLGPGASPKRKDPKDHEKENLRRIREIQRRFREQEHSREQDQSRPLKALWRSPKYDKVKSHVKAQLQEPSPASGTEPAHFLRAHSRCGPGFPPPRVPSPQLTPPSPNAKGPGPSVDFITHNARTAKRAPRRHSRSLQVLAQVLEQQRQAQEHYNATQKGHVPHYLLERRDLWRQEAEARQHSQLDPAMPPGHTCMPENQRLETLSNLLQSEPEPAAV from the exons ATGCGTAGCCCGGCAGGCCTCGGTGCATTGTTGCAGAAGGACGACGGCGGCATGTGCGAGGGTCCGTCCCGCATCTCGGGGCCCATCCCCCCAGACCCTACGCTCTGTCCTGACTACTACCGGCGGCCGGCCTCGG CCCAAGGGCGCCTTGAGGGAAGCACGCTGAAGTTGGGCCTGCTGACTCCGGACCCCGACCTAGACGCCATCCCTCCCCGCGGCCCCCGCATCGGTCCCGGAGCCCGAGAAATCCTGGAGCGTGGCCGGCGCGGCGTGGGTGGCGTGCTGCTGCAGCTCGGGGGTATTTCCCTAGGCCCAGGGGCCTCTCCCAAGA GGAAGGACCCTAAAGACCATGAGAAGGAGAACCTGAGGCGGATCAGGGAGATCCAGAGGCGCTTCCGTGAGCAGGAGCACAGCCGGGAGCAGGACCAGTCCAGGCCCCTGAAGGCTCTCTGGCGCTCACCCAAGTATGACAAAGTAAAGTCCCACGTCAAGGCCCAGCTGCAG gagcccagccctgcctctgggaCAGAGCCTGCCCACTTCCTGAGGGCACATTCCCGTTGCGGCCCTGGGTTCCCACCACCCCGTGTCCCCAGTCCCCAGCTAACCCCACCAAGTCCCAATGCTAAG GGCCCAGGCCCAAGTGTGGACTTCATTACCCACAATGCTCGCACTGCCAAGAGGGCCCCCCGGCGTCATTCTCGCTCGCTGCAAGTCCTGGCACAGGTGCTGGAGCAGCAACGGCAGGCCCAGGAGCACTACAACGCCACACAGAAGGGTCACGTTCCCCATTA CTTGTTGGAGCGGAGGGATCTGTGGCGGCAGGAGGCTGAGGCCCGTCAGCACAGCCAGCTGGACCCGGCCATGCCGCCTGGCCACACCTGCATGCCTGAGAACCAGCGGCTGGAGACACTGAGCAATCTGCTCCAGAGTGA GCCAGAGCCAGCTGCTGTGTGA
- the C19H16orf86 gene encoding LOW QUALITY PROTEIN: uncharacterized protein C16orf86 homolog (The sequence of the model RefSeq protein was modified relative to this genomic sequence to represent the inferred CDS: substituted 1 base at 1 genomic stop codon) — protein MASAGAEKRPGAQEGTALGQSQLTVVPGGHAQNSECPVMGDQCLVPAHEACQTQGEDKCPTGPVSEPKIQEERLKLEEERHKPEVQALEERGPRPMASIVRTSHGLKRKPVKLAPQAFLSPSLPEPSHQAHPRAEAELPQGMPLQREERESSQSEPSPSAKQHKKAKKRKSVGTPVLPVVASTVSAPSETLGLERKAQRLRPLYQYINYCNPELNQAREGDREAEAEVKPESELALIPKETGVEQLXALLPMAGELRSGLTLPCPNMFMTPTYTLVPLGEEAGEEPGGLPSLGVSGCLKAEMLKSTQVDTNKMLSVCTAPLVPPPSPQYK, from the exons ATGGCCTCAGCAGGGGCTGAGAAGCGGCCAGGGGCCCAAGAAGGAACAGCATTGGGGCAGTCACAGCTTACGGTGGTGCCTGGTGGCCATGCGCAGAATTCTGAG TGTCCAGTTATGGGAGACCAGTGCCTAGTGCCAGCCCATGAAGCCTGCCAAACCCAGGGTGAAGACAAGTGTCCAACAGGGCCAGTCTCAGAGCCAAAGATCCAGGAGGAAAGACTCAAGCTGGAGGAAGAGAGGCACAAGCCAGAGGTGCAGGCACTAGAGGAGAGAGGCCCCAGGCCTATGGCTTCCATTGTGAGGACCAGTCATGGTCTGAAGAGGAAGCCGGTCAA GCTGGCTCCTCAGGCCTTCTTGTCCCCTAGCCTCCCAGAACCTAGCCACCAAGCCCATCCTAGGGCTGAAGCTGAGCTGCCACAGGGGATGCCGCTGCAGAGGGAGGAGCGGGAGAGTAGCCAGAGTGAGCCCTCGCCGTCTGCCAAACAGCACAAAAAAGCCAAGAAGCGCAAGAGTGTGGGAACCCCAGTGCTCCCTGTGGTGGCCAGCACAGTGTCTGCGCCCTCAGAGACCTTAGGACTGGAGC GAAAGGCCCAGCGCCTGCGGCCCCTGTACCAGTACATCAACTATTGCAACCCTGAGCTGAACCAGGCACGGGAGGGGGACAGGGAGGCCGAGGCTGAGGTGAAGCCTGAGTCGGAGCTGGCCCTCATCCCCAAGGAGACAGGTGTGGAACAACTGTAGGCCTTGCTGCCCATGGCAGGTGAGCTGCGCTCAGGCCTCACTTTGCCCTGCCCCAATATGTTCATGACCCCCACCTACACTCTGGTTCCCCTGGGAGAGGAAGCTGGCGAGGAGCCTGGGGGTTTGCCCAGCCTGGGCGTCAGCGGTTGCCTCAAGGCTGAGATGCTCAAGTCAACTCAGGTGGACACCAACAAGATGCTAAGTGTCTGCACTGCCCCACTTGTACCCCCACCCTCTCCTCAGTACAAGTGA
- the GFOD2 gene encoding glucose-fructose oxidoreductase domain-containing protein 2 isoform X1: protein MKMLPGVGVFGTGSSARVLVPLLRAEGFTVEALWGKTEEEAKQLADEMNITFYTSRTDDVLLHQDVDLVCINIPPPLTRQISVKALGIGKNVVCEKAATSVDAFRMVTASRYYPQLMSLVGNVLRFLPAFVRMKQLIAEHYVGAVMICDARVYSGSLLSPNYGWICDELMGGGGLHTMGTYIVDLLTHLTGQKAEKVHGLLKTFVRQNAAIRGIRHVTSDDFCFFQMLMGGGVCSTVTLNFNMPGAFVHEVMVVGSAGRLVARGADLYGQKNSATQEELLLRDSLAVGTGLPEQGPQDVPLLYLKGMVYMVQALRQSFQGQGDRRTWDHTPVSMAASFEDGLYMQSVVDAIKRSSRSGEWEAVEVLTEEPDANQNLCEALQRNNLSTWAELNSGESEGGPRRTPPPVLIYSSDW, encoded by the exons ATGAAGATGCTTCCCGGAGTGGGCGTGTTTGGGACTGGCAGCTCTGCCCGGGTTCTGGTCCCACTGCTGCGGGCAGAAGGGTTCACGGTGGAGGCCCTGTGGGGGAAGACTGAGGAGGAGGCGAAGCAGCTTGCCGACGAGATGAACATCACCTTCTACACCAGCCGGACCGATGACGTCTTGCTGCATCAAGACGTGGATCTGGTGTGCATCAACATCCCCCCTCCGCTTACCCGACAGATATCTGTGAAGGCTCTAG GCATTGGGAAGAATGTGGTTTGTGAGAAGGCAGCAACCTCGGTGGATGCCTTCCGGATGGTGACAGCCTCGCGCTACTACCCGCAGCTGATGAGCCTGGTGGGGAACGTGCTGCGCTTCCTGCCTGCCTTCGTGCGCATGAAGCAGCTGATTGCCGAGCACTACGTGGGTGCAGTGATGATCTGTGATGCCCGCGTCTACTCGGGCAGCCTGCTCAGCCCCAACTACGGCTGGATCTGTGATGAGCTCATGGGCGGTGGGGGCCTACACACCATGGGCACCTACATTGTGGACCTGCTGACCCACTTGACTGGCCAGAAAGCCGAGAAGGTACATGGGCTGCTCAAGACCTTTGTGAGGCAGAATGCAGCCATCCGTGGCATCCGGCATGTCACCAGCGATGACTTCTGTTTCTTCCAGATGCTCATGGGCGGGGGTGTGTGCAGCACAGTAACACTCAACTTCAACATGCCAGGCGCCTTCGTGCACGAGGTCATGGTGGTGGGCTCTGCGGGACGCCTTGTTGCCCGGGGAGCTGACCTCTACGGGCAGAAGAACTCTGCCACACAAGAGGAGCTGCTGCTGAGGGACTCGCTGGCTGTGGGCACGGGGCTCCCCGAGCAGGGGCCCCAGGATGTCCCGCTGCTTTACCTGAAGGGCATGGTCTACATGGTGCAGGCCCTGCGCCAGTCCTTCCAGGGGCAGGGTGACCGCCGCACGTGGGACCATACCCCCGTCTCCATGGCCGCCTCATTCGAGGATGGGCTCTACATGCAGAGCGTGGTGGATGCCATCAAACGGTCGAGCCGATCCGGGGAGTGGGAGGCTGTGGAGGTGCTGACGGAGGAGCCCGACGCCAACCAGAACCTGTGCGAGGCGCTCCAGCGGAATAACCT GTCAACTTGGGCAGAGTTGAATTCGGGTGAATCCGAAGGTGGCCCCAGGAGAACGCCCCCTCCAGTGCTCATTTACTCCTCAGACTGGTGA
- the GFOD2 gene encoding glucose-fructose oxidoreductase domain-containing protein 2 isoform X3 — MKMLPGVGVFGTGSSARVLVPLLRAEGFTVEALWGKTEEEAKQLADEMNITFYTSRTDDVLLHQDVDLVCINIPPPLTRQISVKALGIGKNVVCEKAATSVDAFRMVTASRYYPQLMSLVGNVLRFLPAFVRMKQLIAEHYVGAVMICDARVYSGSLLSPNYGWICDELMGGGGLHTMGTYIVDLLTHLTGQKAEKMLMGGGVCSTVTLNFNMPGAFVHEVMVVGSAGRLVARGADLYGQKNSATQEELLLRDSLAVGTGLPEQGPQDVPLLYLKGMVYMVQALRQSFQGQGDRRTWDHTPVSMAASFEDGLYMQSVVDAIKRSSRSGEWEAVEVLTEEPDANQNLCEALQRNNLSTWAELNSGESEGGPRRTPPPVLIYSSDW; from the exons ATGAAGATGCTTCCCGGAGTGGGCGTGTTTGGGACTGGCAGCTCTGCCCGGGTTCTGGTCCCACTGCTGCGGGCAGAAGGGTTCACGGTGGAGGCCCTGTGGGGGAAGACTGAGGAGGAGGCGAAGCAGCTTGCCGACGAGATGAACATCACCTTCTACACCAGCCGGACCGATGACGTCTTGCTGCATCAAGACGTGGATCTGGTGTGCATCAACATCCCCCCTCCGCTTACCCGACAGATATCTGTGAAGGCTCTAG GCATTGGGAAGAATGTGGTTTGTGAGAAGGCAGCAACCTCGGTGGATGCCTTCCGGATGGTGACAGCCTCGCGCTACTACCCGCAGCTGATGAGCCTGGTGGGGAACGTGCTGCGCTTCCTGCCTGCCTTCGTGCGCATGAAGCAGCTGATTGCCGAGCACTACGTGGGTGCAGTGATGATCTGTGATGCCCGCGTCTACTCGGGCAGCCTGCTCAGCCCCAACTACGGCTGGATCTGTGATGAGCTCATGGGCGGTGGGGGCCTACACACCATGGGCACCTACATTGTGGACCTGCTGACCCACTTGACTGGCCAGAAAGCCGAGAAG ATGCTCATGGGCGGGGGTGTGTGCAGCACAGTAACACTCAACTTCAACATGCCAGGCGCCTTCGTGCACGAGGTCATGGTGGTGGGCTCTGCGGGACGCCTTGTTGCCCGGGGAGCTGACCTCTACGGGCAGAAGAACTCTGCCACACAAGAGGAGCTGCTGCTGAGGGACTCGCTGGCTGTGGGCACGGGGCTCCCCGAGCAGGGGCCCCAGGATGTCCCGCTGCTTTACCTGAAGGGCATGGTCTACATGGTGCAGGCCCTGCGCCAGTCCTTCCAGGGGCAGGGTGACCGCCGCACGTGGGACCATACCCCCGTCTCCATGGCCGCCTCATTCGAGGATGGGCTCTACATGCAGAGCGTGGTGGATGCCATCAAACGGTCGAGCCGATCCGGGGAGTGGGAGGCTGTGGAGGTGCTGACGGAGGAGCCCGACGCCAACCAGAACCTGTGCGAGGCGCTCCAGCGGAATAACCT GTCAACTTGGGCAGAGTTGAATTCGGGTGAATCCGAAGGTGGCCCCAGGAGAACGCCCCCTCCAGTGCTCATTTACTCCTCAGACTGGTGA
- the GFOD2 gene encoding glucose-fructose oxidoreductase domain-containing protein 2 isoform X2 produces MKMLPGVGVFGTGSSARVLVPLLRAEGFTVEALWGKTEEEAKQLADEMNITFYTSRTDDVLLHQDVDLVCINIPPPLTRQISVKALGIGKNVVCEKAATSVDAFRMVTASRYYPQLMSLVGNVLRFLPAFVRMKQLIAEHYVGAVMICDARVYSGSLLSPNYGWICDELMGGGGLHTMGTYIVDLLTHLTGQKAEKVHGLLKTFVRQNAAIRGIRHVTSDDFCFFQMLMGGGVCSTVTLNFNMPGAFVHEVMVVGSAGRLVARGADLYGQKNSATQEELLLRDSLAVGTGLPEQGPQDVPLLYLKGMVYMVQALRQSFQGQGDRRTWDHTPVSMAASFEDGLYMQSVVDAIKRSSRSGEWEAVEVLTEEPDANQNLCEALQRNNL; encoded by the exons ATGAAGATGCTTCCCGGAGTGGGCGTGTTTGGGACTGGCAGCTCTGCCCGGGTTCTGGTCCCACTGCTGCGGGCAGAAGGGTTCACGGTGGAGGCCCTGTGGGGGAAGACTGAGGAGGAGGCGAAGCAGCTTGCCGACGAGATGAACATCACCTTCTACACCAGCCGGACCGATGACGTCTTGCTGCATCAAGACGTGGATCTGGTGTGCATCAACATCCCCCCTCCGCTTACCCGACAGATATCTGTGAAGGCTCTAG GCATTGGGAAGAATGTGGTTTGTGAGAAGGCAGCAACCTCGGTGGATGCCTTCCGGATGGTGACAGCCTCGCGCTACTACCCGCAGCTGATGAGCCTGGTGGGGAACGTGCTGCGCTTCCTGCCTGCCTTCGTGCGCATGAAGCAGCTGATTGCCGAGCACTACGTGGGTGCAGTGATGATCTGTGATGCCCGCGTCTACTCGGGCAGCCTGCTCAGCCCCAACTACGGCTGGATCTGTGATGAGCTCATGGGCGGTGGGGGCCTACACACCATGGGCACCTACATTGTGGACCTGCTGACCCACTTGACTGGCCAGAAAGCCGAGAAGGTACATGGGCTGCTCAAGACCTTTGTGAGGCAGAATGCAGCCATCCGTGGCATCCGGCATGTCACCAGCGATGACTTCTGTTTCTTCCAGATGCTCATGGGCGGGGGTGTGTGCAGCACAGTAACACTCAACTTCAACATGCCAGGCGCCTTCGTGCACGAGGTCATGGTGGTGGGCTCTGCGGGACGCCTTGTTGCCCGGGGAGCTGACCTCTACGGGCAGAAGAACTCTGCCACACAAGAGGAGCTGCTGCTGAGGGACTCGCTGGCTGTGGGCACGGGGCTCCCCGAGCAGGGGCCCCAGGATGTCCCGCTGCTTTACCTGAAGGGCATGGTCTACATGGTGCAGGCCCTGCGCCAGTCCTTCCAGGGGCAGGGTGACCGCCGCACGTGGGACCATACCCCCGTCTCCATGGCCGCCTCATTCGAGGATGGGCTCTACATGCAGAGCGTGGTGGATGCCATCAAACGGTCGAGCCGATCCGGGGAGTGGGAGGCTGTGGAGGTGCTGACGGAGGAGCCCGACGCCAACCAGAACCTGTGCGAGGCGCTCCAGCGGAATAACCTGTGA